A section of the Lathamus discolor isolate bLatDis1 chromosome 6, bLatDis1.hap1, whole genome shotgun sequence genome encodes:
- the SRP54 gene encoding signal recognition particle subunit SRP54 isoform X1, producing the protein MVLADLGRKITSALRSLSNATIINEEVLNAMLKEVCTALLEADVNIKLVKQLRENVKSAIDLEEMASGLNKRKMIQHAVFKELVKLVDPGVKAWTPTKGKQNIIMFVGLQGSGKTTTCSKLAYFYQRKGWKTCLICADTYRAGAFDQLKQNATKARIPFYGSYTEMDPVIIASEGVEKFKNENFEIIIVDTSGRHKQEDSLFEEMLQVANAIQPDNIVYVMDASIGQACEAQAKAFKDKVDVASVIVTKLDGHAKGGGALSAVAATKSPIIFIGTGEHIDDFEPFKTQPFISKLLGMGDIEGLIDKVNELKLDDNEALIEKLKHGQFTLRDMYEQFQNIMKMGPFSQILGMIPGFGTDFMSKGNEQESMARLKKLMTIMDSMNDQELDSTDGAKVFSKQPGRIQRVARGSGVSTRDVQELLTQYTKFAQMVKKMGGIKGLFKGGDMSKNVNPSQLAKLNQQMAKMMDPRVLHHMGGMAGLQSMMRQFQQGAAGNMKGMMGFNNM; encoded by the exons ATGGTTCTAGCAGatcttggaagaaaaataacttcagcaTTACGCTCACTGAGCAATGCTACGATTATCAATGAAGAG GTTTTAAATGCTATGTTAAAAGAAGTATGTACAGCATTACTGGAAGCTGATGTTAATATTAAACTTGTGAAACAACTCAGAGAAAATGTTAA GTCTGCAATTGATCTGGAAGAAATGGCATCTGGccttaacaaaagaaaaatgattcaGCATGCTGTCTTTAAGGAACTTGTTAAG CTTGTAGATCCTGGAGTCAAAGCGTGGACACctaccaaaggaaaacagaatattATAATGTTTGTTGGTTTGCAAGGAAGTGGTAAAACAACAACGTGTTCAAAG tTAGCGTACTTCTATCAGAGGAAAGGTTGGAAGACATGTTTGATATGTGCAGACACCTACAGAGCAG GTGCTTTTGACCAGCTAAAGCAGAACGCCACAAAAGCAAGAATTCCCTTTTATGGGAG TTATACAGAAATGGATCCTGTAATTATTGCCTCAGAAGGTGTTgagaaatttaaaaatgaaaactttgaaATAATCATTGTTGATACAAGTGGACGTCACAAACAGGAAGATTCTTTATTTGAAGAGATGTTACAAGTTGCTAATGCCATA CAACCAGATAACATTGTTTACGTGATGGATGCTTCCATTGGCCAAGCTTGTGAAGCTCAAGCTAAAGCTTTCAAAGATAAAGTAGATGTAGCTTCTGTTATTGTTACTAAGCTTGATGGACATGCAAAAGGAGGTGGAGCTCTTAGTGC AGTTGCTGCCACAAAGAGtcctattatttttattggaaCTGGTGAACACATAGATGACTTTGAGCCCTTTAAAACACAGCCTTTCATCAGCAAACTTCTAG gtaTGGGTGATATTGAAGGATTGATAGATAAAGTAAATGAGTTAAAGTTGGATGATAATGAAGCACTCATAGAAAAGCTCAAACATG GTCAATTTACGTTAAGAGATATGTATGAACAATTCCAAAACATCATGAAAATGGGACCATTCAGTCAGATCTTG ggTATGATCCCTGGTTTTGGAACTGACTTTATGAGTAAAGGCAATGAACAGGAATCAATGGCAAGGCTAAAGAAACTGATGACTATAATGGACAGTATGAATGACCAAG AACTTGACAGTACAGATGGTGCCAAAGTTTTCAGTAAGCAGCCAGGAAGAATCCAAAGAGTAGCAAGAGGTTCAGGTGTTTCTACCAGAGATGTTCAAGAGCTGTTGACTCAATATACTAAGTTTGCACAGATGGTGAAAAAGATGGGAGGCATCAAAGGGCTtttcaaag gTGGTGATATGTCAAAGAATGTAAACCCATCTCAGCTGGCCAAACTGAATCAACAGATGGCAAAGATGATGGATCCAAGAGTTCTTCATCATATGG GTGGCATGGCAGGACTGCAGTCAATGATGAGACAATTCCAACAAGGTGCTGCTGGGAATATGAAAGGCATGATGGGATTCAATAATATGTAA
- the FAM177A1 gene encoding protein FAM177A1, producing the protein MEQGLSAITLYCAPAAGPAAAACAMEPEQQLTNGDRGFENVELGVIGKKKKIPRRVIHFASGETMEEYSTDEEEDEQEKKDLLPPVDPALRSL; encoded by the exons atggagcaggggcTGTCCGCCATCACCCTGTACTGCGcgcccgccgccggccccgccgctgctGCCTGCGCCATGGAGCCCGAGCAg CAACTTACAAATGGAGATAGAGGCTTTGAGAATGTGGAGCTGGGTGTCataggaaagaagaagaaaattccaAGGAGGGTTATTCATTTTGCAAGTGGAGAAACAATGGAAGAATATAGCACAGACGAAGAGGAAGatgaacaagagaaaaaagaccTGTTGCCACCTGTAGATCCT GCACTGAGAAGTCTGTGA